A portion of the Pogoniulus pusillus isolate bPogPus1 chromosome 6, bPogPus1.pri, whole genome shotgun sequence genome contains these proteins:
- the VPS26A gene encoding vacuolar protein sorting-associated protein 26A gives MNFLGGLFSPVCEIDVILNDAETRKTAEIKTEDGKVEKHFLFYDGESVSGKVNISFKQLGKRLEHQGIRIEFVGQIELFNDKSNTHEFVNLVKELALPGELTQNRSYDFEFMQVEKPYESYIGANVRLRYFLKVTIVRRLSDLVKEYDLIVHQLATYPDVNNSIKMEVGIEDCLHIEFEYNKSKYQLKDVIVGKIYFLLVRIKIQHMELQLIKKEITGIGPSTTTETETIAKYEIMDGAPVKGESIPIRLFLAGYDPTPTMRDVNKKFSVRYFLNLVLVDEEDRRYFKQQEIILWRKAPEKLRKQRTNFHQRFESPESQASAEQPEM, from the exons ATG AATTTCCTTGGAggccttttttctcctgtttgtGAGATTGATGTTATTCTCAATGATGCAGAAACAAGAAAAACAGCAGAAATCAAAACAGAAGATGGTAAAGTAGAAAAACATTTTCTCTTCTATGATGGAGAATCTGTTTCAGGAAAG GTGAACATCTCCTTTAAGCAGCTTGGAAAGAGACTAGAGCACCAAGGAATTAGAATTGAATTTGTAGGACAAATTG AACTCTTCAATGACAAAAGCAATACCCATGAATTTGTCAACTTAGTGAAAGAATTGGCCTTACCTGGAGAACTCACCCAAAACAGAAGCTACGATTTTGAGTTTATGCAGGTTGAAAAGCCATACGAATCCTACATTGGTGCCAACGTCAGACTGAG GTATTTTCTGAAGGTGACAATAGTGAGACGACTGTCAGACCTGGTGAAAGAATATGATCTGATTGTTCACCAGCTTGCTACGTACCCAGATGTAAACAACTCCATTAAAATGGAAGTTGGGATTGAAGACTGTCTTCATATAGAGTTTGAATATAATAAGTCAAA GTATCAGTTAAAGGATGTGATTGTTGGAAAAATTTATTTCCTCTTAGTGAGAATAAAAATTCAGCACATGGAGTTGCAGCTGATCAAAAAGGAGATTACTGGAATTG GACCCAGTACCACAACAGAGACTGAAACCATTGCAAAGTATGAAATAATGGATGGCGCGCCAGTTAAAG gtgAATCAATTCCTATAAGACTCTTCTTAGCAGGCTATGACCCAACTCCTACAATGAGGGATGTGAACAAAAAATTTTCAGTGAGGTACTTCCTAAATCTCGTGCTTGTGGATGAAGAAGACAGACGATACTTCAAACAGCAG GAAATAATTCTGTGGAGAAAAGCTCCTGAGAAGCTGAGGAAACAACGAACAAACTTTCACCAGCGATTTGAATCTCCAGAGTCACAAGCGTCTGCTGAGCAACCTGAAATGTGA
- the SRGN gene encoding serglycin, which yields MPAKMQLLIRCNGRIFLAVCLILFVGYTAQGAPMQKARYKRVRCRPDAWSANCIEEQGPWFHIPAGGANRILPPMADPSLMKQYQELSDIFPLSDDESGSGPDVSVEAEPASGSGFGDSDGLSKAKPPTFLQGLQNGKLKQKLTEEDLLL from the exons ATGCCAGCCAAAATGCAGCTCCTTATCAGATGTAACGGGAGGATTTTCCTGGCTGTTTGTTTAATCCTCTTTGTGGGATACACGGCACAAG GTGCTCCAATGCAGAAGGCAAGGTACAAGAGAGTAAGGTGCCGACCCGATGCCTGGTCTGCTAACTGCATCGAAGAGCAGGGACCCTGGTTTCACATACCCGCCGGGGGAGCCAACAGGATCCTTCCTCCCATGGCAGACCCATCCCT GATGAAGCAATACCAGGAGCTAAGCGACATATTCCCTCTCTCAGATGATGAGTCTGGCTCTGGGCCTGACGTGTCAGTGGAAGCAGAGCCAGCCTCTGGGTCGGGGTTTGGTGACAGCGATGGCCTCTCCAAGGCAAAGCCACCCACCTTCCTACAGGGTCTGCAGAATGGCAAACTGAAGCAAAAGCTAACGGAAGAGGATCTGCTGCTGTAG